A genomic window from Nicotiana sylvestris chromosome 11, ASM39365v2, whole genome shotgun sequence includes:
- the LOC104221772 gene encoding uncharacterized protein, protein MPLSLEEYEIAQMYVVMKMQQQSTTGNEGVEVLQNRPFTDVEFGEGQYTSKIYRFQSKAPTWLTKFASPNALAVREDTWNAYPKCRSVIKCPGFSKFLMTVDTVHKADNGYSENVHGLSKQQLAARQVEVIDIASAASDYWNYIVGRSTVDFSKFKSARTGRGPLLKGWKVCISFFQQHLRASLPDPLSLKIFIAYFSIAIFRFLFTLKTDRLYISEAIISNIIQF, encoded by the exons ATGCCTTTGTCACTTGAAGAG TATGAAATAGCACAGATGTATGTGGTCATGAAAATGCAACAACAGAGCACCACTGGTAATGAGGGGGTAGAGGTTTTACAAAACAGACCATTCACTGATGTTGAATTCGGGGAGGGCCAATACACGTCCAAAATTTACCGTTTTCAGAG CAAAGCTCCAACTTGGTTGACTAAATTTGCATCTCCTAATGCCCTTGCTGTGAGAGAGGACACTTGGAATGCTTATCCAAAATGTAGATCAG TTATTAAG TGTCCGGGTTTTTCAAAGTTCTTAATGACCGTTGACACTGTCCATAAAGCTGATAATGGATACTCAGAAAAT GTGCACGGTCTGAGCAAGCAACAACTAGCTGCCAGGCAGGTGGAAGTTATTGATATTGCTTCAGCTGCAAGTGATTATTGGAATTACATTGTGGGAAGAAGCACCGTcgatttttctaagttcaaatcTGCTAGGACTGGTCGCGGGCCGCTGCTGAAGGGCTGGAAGGTTTGTATCTCTTTCTTTCAACAGCATTTGAGAGCTAGTTTGCCCGATCCCCTTTCTTTGAAG ATTTTTATTGCCTACTTCTCCATTGCTATTTTCCGTTTTCTGTTTACACTTAAAACAGATAGACTGTACATTTCTGAAGCTATTATATCTAACATTATTCAGTTCTGA